One part of the Vicia villosa cultivar HV-30 ecotype Madison, WI linkage group LG6, Vvil1.0, whole genome shotgun sequence genome encodes these proteins:
- the LOC131609453 gene encoding diaminopimelate epimerase, chloroplastic → MAITATISVPITSPTRRSLASFNFFQSSSRSILSTPRNSFKYPNSRLVASSMKTETPAKTTTSSTSFLHQKESGFLHFAKYHGLGNDFILIDNRDSSEPKISSEKAVQLCDRNFGVGADGVIFVLPGINGADYTMRIFNSDGSEPEMCGNGVRCFAKFVSQLESLHGRHSFTIHTGAGRIVPEVLEDGNVKVDMGEPVLKASDVPTKLSPNKDGAAVKSEIDVDGVIWNVTCVSMGNPHCVTFSRKGVQNLVVDELKLAEIGPKFEHHEMFPARTNTEFVQVLSNSHLKMRVWERGAAETLACGTGACATVVAAVLEGRAGRNCTVDLPGGPLQIEWKGEDNHVYMTGSADLVYYGSLLL, encoded by the exons ATGGCCATAACCGCTACCATTTCAGTACCTATTACATCACCCACTCGCCGCTCTCTTGCTTCCTTCAATTTCTTCCAATCTTCTTCCCGTTCCATTTTGTCCACACCACGAAACTCTTTCAAATACCCTAACTCCCGCCTCGTTGCTTCCTCCATGAAAACCGAAACTCCGGCGAAGACAACAACCTCCTCCACTTCATTCCTCCACCAAAAGGAGTCCGGCTTTCTTCATTTCGCGAAGTATCACGGTCTCGGAAATGATTTCATTTTG ATTGATAATAGAGACTCTTCTGAACCAAAGATTAGTTCAGAGAAAGCTGTGCAACTATGTGATCGGAACTTTGGTGTTGGTGCTGATGGAGTTATTTTTGTCTTGCCTGGGATTAATGGCGCTGATTATACAATGAGGATTTTCAACTCTGATGGTAGTGAGCCTGAG atGTGTGGCAATGGAGTGCGGTGCTTTGCTAAATTTGTTTCTCAGCTTGAGAGTTTACATGGAAGGCACAG TTTCACAATACACACTGGTGCTGGGCGGATTGTGCCTGAAGTCTTGGAGGATGGAAAT GTCAAAGTTGATATGGGGGAACCAGTTCTTAAAGCATCAGATGTGCCCACTAAATTATCTCCAAATAAGGATGGTGCTGCTGTTAAATCAGAGATAGACGTCGATGGAGTTATCTGGAATGTGACTTGTGTTAGCATGGGAAATCCACATTGTGTAACCTTCAGTAGAAAAGGAGTTCAG AATTTGGTTGTTGATGAATTGAAGCTTGCTGAAATTGGCCCAAAATTTGAACATCATGAGATGTTCCCTGCACGAACTAACACAG AATTTGTGCAAGTTCTTTCTAATTCCCACCTGAAGATGCGTGTTTGGGAGCGCGGAGCAG CGGAAACTCTCGCTTGTGGAACTGGAGCTTGTGCTACCGTTGTTGCGGCAGTTCTTGAGGGTCGTGCTGGGCGG AACTGCACGGTTGATCTACCTGGAGGGCCTCTTCAGATTGAATGGAAGGGGGAAGATAATCATGTCTATATGACTGGTTCAGCTGACCTAGTGTATTATGGATCTTTGCTCCTTTGA